The genomic window AGCATTTCTGCAACAAATTTGGATGTTTTTGAAATCATCATTGTAAATTTTTAGTTAGAGGTCTAATTTACAAAAAATTAATAATTCAAAATTATTTCCTGTTTTTAAATTTTAATAATGGTTATTAAGTGTATTTAGTAATTAATTTATTTTTAATTAACATTTTTTAACTTATTATTTGTATTGATAAAAATTTATGATTTTGATTTAAATTAATATATTTGGGTGAAATAAATTTCTGTATATATCAATTTTGCCTGATCTCTCAGATGAAAAAACTGTTATACATCCATATCCTGTTTTTAGGACCGTTTTTTTACACCCAGCAGGCCAGCAGGGATTTCCCCTGTTATGATCTGAAAGAAATTGTAAAAGTAGAACCTACTGCACTGTATAAGCCGCATCTGGATGCCGCGAAAAGTTTTGGCATCAAGCTCCTTAAAGATTCAAAGACGGTTCAGAAATACATTGATAACGGGAAACTTCACAAAATCAAAAAATCGGGAAAGGGATACCGTGTTCAAAAGCTCGATTACAGCAGGGCCTGGATGGTTTCCAAAGGCAAGTTCATGCTTGAAAAAATCGCATCACGGTTCAGCAAAGAAACCAAAGGCAATACCTTCACGGTTTCATCCCTTACCAGGACGCTGGAAGACCAGTGCCGTCTGAGACGGGTGAATTCCAATGCCGCTTTGGGGATCAGTTCTCATAATTACGGCAACTCTTTCGACATCTCTTATGTCCGCTTTAATGATGCCTTAAAATACAATCCTAAAATGGAAGCTGCCCTGGAGAAGGTGCTGAAGTTCTATTATGATGCGGGAAAGATTTATTACATCAAGGAGAGGCAACAAAGCTGTTTTCATATTACGGTAAGGAACTATTAACAAATTTTCAATTATTTGTGAGATACTTGCACAGATAAATTAGTTTATATAATTTTGACACATCAAAACCGTGAAAAAAATGAATACAATAAACTTAGAAGAGTCTAAAAGAGCTATTGAAGCATGGGAAAATTGCTGTGGTAATTATGAAGCGATCAAAAAGCTGATCCCAACCAACTATGTTTTTAATTTTGATGCTTCGGAAATCGATTGGATGAAGAAGGAAAATCAAAACAATGAATTCTGTACGCAAGTGGGTATTCATCAGGGGCAGCTGATTGCGATCCTGTATCCGATGAATACAGACGGACGTCAAATTGTTATCGACAATTACGTGTACAGTCCTTTACAGGAACTGCGACAGGACTTAACATTGAGAGAAAAGGCGGTATATACCATCGTTAAGAATGCCGTTCTTTCCAAAGATCTGGAAAAAGTGGACGATACTTCCGATACGTCATTCCCGGTTTCAGGTAAACCGGTGCTGGCCCAGGATAGAGCTGTAACAGCAATAGAATCGTGGAGAAACGAAGGAATGATGTGGTTCTACAGGGAATGTACGGAATTTGGCGGAGACAGGATTTTCAGGAGATTTTATGTACCGGCACAGGACATCCTTCATTCAGAGTTTAAGGAAGAGGAGTCAAAAGAGGCGCTTACCCATATTATCTGTTCATTCGGGTTGAAGTACTCTGATATTTATGGACGGGTATTGCCTACCCTTATTTTTATTTCCTTCTATGAAAACCTTGAAGGTAACGGAAGCATAAAAACCATATCGAATACCTATGATTGGTCTCATGCCTGTCCGCCCTCTTGTGGGATTATATAATTAAAAATTAGATTGTACTGTGGATATTTCCGGGGTAATACTTTATCTTAATAACATCTTACTTGTAATTTGTGTCTTAGTTGGAATTATAAAATACAGATCTTTTAAAAATACGGAAAAATGGTATGTTTATTATATCATTTTTCTTTTTTTAATAGAATGTGCCATTAAAACTGCTATTTATGGCTTCCACGCAAAAGAACTGAATCATATCTTTCCGTATTACGTCTCCGGGGAGCTGCTTATATTGGGCACTCTCTTTATCCGTAAACTGAATCTTTCGGCTTACTTACACATTCCGCTGGTTTTAATGGCAGGTTTCTTTCTTTTCAGTACCGATATTATCGTCAACGAAACAAAAAAGGTGATTTCCAGTATCGTGATTATCTGTTTTGCAGGATATGCGCTGCTGATGGAAATTAACAACCCGAAGATCAACGCACGCTTTATCATTGCAGACAGTCTTATTTTCCTGTATTATGGCATGTCGGTATTTATGTTTTTTGTTCTCGGGCAGCTGGCTTATTTTAAATCGGAAGATGCCAACATGATCTGGAATGTGAATAACCTCCTCTGCAGTCTTTTATATGTTTCACTTATTTATACTTTTTTAAAATTAAAGAAATAACGCTAAATATTACCTTCTTTATTGCGCTGCTTGCCGTTATGGCAATCATCATGTCTTTTATTCTGCTGGCTTACCGAAGTTTTATCCGCAGAATTGTTAAAGAAAAGAATGCGCAGTACGAAGCGGAAGTACAGTATCAGAAAACATTGGTTTTAGAAAATATAAAAGCTCAGGAATCGGAGCGGAAGAGGATTGCCGTCATGATCCACGACGATATCGGAAACCGTCTTAACATTCTTTCGCTATGGCTGAATAACCTCGATACAAAAGGTGATGAACTTATCCGGAAGAATATTACGACCCAGATGTCTTCGCTGATCGATTCCGCCAGAAGCATTTCCCACTCCCTTTATCCGGTAAACCTGGAATCTGTTGGGCTGGTGCTTTATATTGAAGAGTTGATTGCCAACTTGGCAGGAAGAATTAATATTTCACTGAATGTAAGCCCGAAATTTCAGAAAAAAGAAATTTTTATAGAAGTCCAGTTATACAGGATCATTCAGGAGTTTACCACCAATGTTCTTAAACATTCGGAAGCCACCCGGGTCTGGATCTATATTAAAGACAATACCACCAGCCTTGCGGTTGTCATCTCGGACAACGGCAAGAGTTTTGAATATGAAGAGGTGAAAAAGGGGATGGGAATCAAGAATATCGAATCCCGAATAAAATCGATGAATGCGGCGCATAAATGGAAAAATATTTTAGGCCATGGCAGCCGGTTAATTATTAAAATTCCGTATAACAATGAATTCCCAGATCAAATTAGCGTTAATTGATGATGAGCAACTGATCCTTGAAGCGGTAAAGATGCTGTTGTCTTCCGAGCAGAATATTTCCGTAGTGGCAATGTCCAACAACGGACCTTACTTTTTGGAAACCCTGGAAAAAACTTCTGCGGAAGATTTTCCCGATATTGCTTTGGTTGATGTACAGATGCTGCCGATGAACGGGTTTCAGCTCGTGGAAATCCTGAAAGAGAAATATCCCAACCTCAAAATCATTATCCTATCTTCGCATTACAAGACTACGATTTTAGGATATATGGTAAAACTGGGAGTCTCTGCTTTTCTGCCTAAAAATTCCAACCGCAGTGCTTTTATTGAAGCCATCACCATGGTTTATAAGAACGGGATATTCTTTACCCCGGAAGACCACCAGATGATTCTGTCTTACATGAACAGCCCCACAAAAAAGAGAACTCTTTTTGAAATGGACGATGAGCTTTCCGAACGGGAAAAGGAAGTCGTAAAGCTGATCTGCCAGGAATGCACCAACAATGAGATTGCTGAAAAACTCTTCATCAGCCCCAGGACCGTAGAAAGCCACCGGCAGAGAATTGTCGAAAAGATCGGCGCAAAAAATACGGTTGGTATTGTGATTTATGCCATCATCAACAACATCCATCCTTTAGAAAGAATATGATTCCGTAGAAATACGGAATTTTTTATTTGGTATTTTATACGCTATCATTCCATTTTTTTTCATCGTTACTTTGGAGAATTCATATAATGAAGCACTTCATTATCCGTAATGAAGATAAGATAAAACCACAAAGTGAATGAATGATAAAATTATCTCGGTCGGAATCTTTTTCGACGGAACCGGAAACAACGGATCGAATGCAGCTTCCCAGCAGAAGCCTGAGAAAAATAATGAAAGCTATCATGGTGAGAGTACCAATATCTATAAATTATTCAGTCTTTTTAACGGTGATGAAAAAATTTATATTGAAGGAATAGGAACGGTTACCGGAGCGGAGGATCTTGATTTTGCGATGGCCACCTGCAAAAACCCTTCGGGAGTTTCCGGGTATTCTTCAGATGATAAACTGGAGAAAGCATTCTCATTTACCAGAACCCTTCTTTCGGATGGGCCGGCAGAATATCACTTCTATGTTTACGGATTCAGCCGCGGAGCCATGTTGGCAAGACATTTCTGCTATGAGCTGCTGAAAGAGTATTCCGAATTTTCAGGTTATTCTTTGAAAGTGAAATTTTTGGGAGTCTTTGATACGGTGGAATCTGCAGCTTTCAGCAATTATAAAATAGCCGTGCTCCCGGAAACCGAACGGGCGCTGCACATCTGCGCACTGAATGAATGCCGGTTTTTTTTCCCGCTGAGCGGTCTGCTGGAAGATTCAAGAGAAAGAACCGATTCACAATACATAACGGAACATTCGGTATGGAAAGAGATTTTCGTTCCGGGCGCTCACGCCGATGTGGGAGGAGGATATTTAGAGGGCTCGCAATCGGTATATGTTTCTCCGAATTATACAGAGCATGAGGATCTTTTCTCTTATATGGAAAACATCACAGCCCTGGCGCAGGATGAAGGCATACCTAAAATCTGGGATTATCTGCTGAGCGATTATGGTGTGGAGTATGATGGAATCACGTCACAGGCGTATGTCGCTAAAGAATGGGTGTATAATGAACTGCCGAAAGTCTATGGCCAGCTGATGATCGCAGAAACCAATTTGGA from Chryseobacterium sp. SORGH_AS_0447 includes these protein-coding regions:
- a CDS encoding DUF5715 family protein; this translates as MKKLLYIHILFLGPFFYTQQASRDFPCYDLKEIVKVEPTALYKPHLDAAKSFGIKLLKDSKTVQKYIDNGKLHKIKKSGKGYRVQKLDYSRAWMVSKGKFMLEKIASRFSKETKGNTFTVSSLTRTLEDQCRLRRVNSNAALGISSHNYGNSFDISYVRFNDALKYNPKMEAALEKVLKFYYDAGKIYYIKERQQSCFHITVRNY
- a CDS encoding sensor histidine kinase: MSFILLAYRSFIRRIVKEKNAQYEAEVQYQKTLVLENIKAQESERKRIAVMIHDDIGNRLNILSLWLNNLDTKGDELIRKNITTQMSSLIDSARSISHSLYPVNLESVGLVLYIEELIANLAGRINISLNVSPKFQKKEIFIEVQLYRIIQEFTTNVLKHSEATRVWIYIKDNTTSLAVVISDNGKSFEYEEVKKGMGIKNIESRIKSMNAAHKWKNILGHGSRLIIKIPYNNEFPDQISVN
- a CDS encoding response regulator, with protein sequence MNSQIKLALIDDEQLILEAVKMLLSSEQNISVVAMSNNGPYFLETLEKTSAEDFPDIALVDVQMLPMNGFQLVEILKEKYPNLKIIILSSHYKTTILGYMVKLGVSAFLPKNSNRSAFIEAITMVYKNGIFFTPEDHQMILSYMNSPTKKRTLFEMDDELSEREKEVVKLICQECTNNEIAEKLFISPRTVESHRQRIVEKIGAKNTVGIVIYAIINNIHPLERI
- a CDS encoding DUF2235 domain-containing protein produces the protein MNDKIISVGIFFDGTGNNGSNAASQQKPEKNNESYHGESTNIYKLFSLFNGDEKIYIEGIGTVTGAEDLDFAMATCKNPSGVSGYSSDDKLEKAFSFTRTLLSDGPAEYHFYVYGFSRGAMLARHFCYELLKEYSEFSGYSLKVKFLGVFDTVESAAFSNYKIAVLPETERALHICALNECRFFFPLSGLLEDSRERTDSQYITEHSVWKEIFVPGAHADVGGGYLEGSQSVYVSPNYTEHEDLFSYMENITALAQDEGIPKIWDYLLSDYGVEYDGITSQAYVAKEWVYNELPKVYGQLMIAETNLEKQVFRTDFSASDFQIEACEHPYLIELSEALQQYVQTFSPDAKPDYHYEMLADYTHISANFGLYHAALLQHPKCTAHAEFINNGLNVPGHSEDQQEKNGARLQSEIHHIEDSFVDYAYGTNIPNNDHWNRTILMKESLYNKC